The Hippoglossus stenolepis isolate QCI-W04-F060 chromosome 11, HSTE1.2, whole genome shotgun sequence genome includes a window with the following:
- the LOC118117173 gene encoding uncharacterized protein LOC118117173: MNRHSNVPFSGSAAPPAAAPPPKHKPGRIPKDFMEAMKRVPVKAADNSNIRPPPNEAAETQPTKKRAGKPSGFKWKSSFTPLGGEEEEEEDCSPDKSTTNSEMVELYDPYEPGFSDSEFELAQSKAQHHSSLDQDDNMESQRLSPGRGCRDKGRWDSPYPKSGNRLFDRPEFIPDDNEGLGSHSLPEQEAYSPHSEPFDQQEYDSISSPLDHRVCSPERIIVRSSSQEFPASYGGQESNGEERMRMPEHRREMTTTVRLSPPKLRQNSKHHSGHMEKDLDPIMPVKERTRNRTKMVIMDKEPITCDLCDVELANGQELEDHLDSRGHWGTLEYIQQNNNYDDLEIAFLQDVMLYKSRQCSRAIEQSVVFALQENDHMAKVEMFHCAACDVFVSTSASSVQTHITSLDHLSNIKEFEVHQRRSCLDKAGTIMNALKPQFAHFVKGDSTF; the protein is encoded by the exons ATGAACCGTCACAGCAATGTCCCGTTCAGCGGCTCCGcggctcctccagcagctgctccaccacCCAAACACAAGCCCGGAAG AATACCCAAAGACTTCATGGAGGCTATGAAACGTGTCCCGGTGAAGGCAGCAGACAATTCAAACATCAGGCCGCCGCCTAACGAGGCTGCTGAGACGCAACCGACCAAGAAAAGAGCag GAAAACCTTCTGGCTTCAAATGGAAGTCTTCATTCACACCAttaggaggagaagaagaagaagaagaggactgCTCTCCAGACAAAAGCACAACCAATTCAGAAAT GGTTGAGCTTTACGACCCTTATGAACCTGGCTTTTCAGACTCTGAATTCGAGTTGGCACAGAGCAAAGCTCAACATCACTCCTCACTCGATCAGGACGACAACATGGAAAGCCAACGTTTGTCTCCAGGTAGAGGCTGCCGTGACAAAGGCCGCTGGGACTCGCCCTACCCTAAGTCAGGGAACCGACTCTTTGACAGACCTGAGTTCATACCCGATGACAATGAAGGTCTCGGTTCTCACTCACTGCCTGAGCAAGAAGCTTATAGCCCGCACAGTGAACCATTTGACCAACAGGAGTATGACTCCATAAGCAGTCCCCTGGACCACAGGGTGTGCAGCCCTGAGAGGATCATTGTCAGATCCTCCAGCCAAGAGTTCCCTGCATCTTATGGAGGACAGGAGAgcaatggggaggagaggatgagaatGCCAGAACACAGGAGAGAG ATGACCACTACTGTCAGATTATCCCCGCCCAAGTTACGGCAAAATTCTAAACATCATTCGGGGCATATGGAAAAAG ATCTGGACCCAATCATGCCTGTCAAAGAAAGGACAAGAAACAGGACCAAAATGGTTATAATGGACAA GGAACCCATCACCTGTGACCTTTGTGATGTGGAGCTCGCCAATgggcaggagctggaggatcaCTTGGACAGCAGAGGCCACTGGGGGACACTGGAGTACATTCAACAGAATAATAATTACGATGATCTGGAGATAGCTTTCCTGCAG GACGTCATGCTGTACAAAAGCCGCCAGTGTAGCCGAGCCATAGAGCAAAGCGTTGTTTTTG ctctgcaggaaaaCGACCACATGGCAAAGGTGGAAATGTTCCACTGTGCAGCCTGCGACGTCTTTGTATCCACATCTGCGTCCTCGGTGCAGACCCACATTACCTCTCTGGACCACCTCTCCAACATAAAG GAGTTTGAAGTGCACCAGAGACGTAGCTGCCTCGACAAAGCAGGAACTATAATGAATGCGCTGAAACCTCAGTTTGCACACTTCGTAAAG GGTGACAGCACGTTTTAA
- the LOC118117168 gene encoding volume-regulated anion channel subunit LRRC8D, translating into MFTLTEVASLNDIQPTYRILKPWWDVFMDYLGLVMLMLAIFAMTMQITKDQVACLPCLEDPDETPGAKPGSFAQQPGQETASTASTGAPVMSSNPYITKDLPDEVAHEIHVTQQHTAALKENYVNQPQPTGIKTNLDYQQYIFVNQICYHVALPWYSKYFPYLTLIHTLVLMVSSNFWFKYPKTSSKIEHFVSILGRCFESPWTTKALSETACEDSEENKQRLTGTSSVPKQVSLEGKDESVTSSTPMLGVKFSADKPIGEVPSSMTILDKKDGEQAKALFEKVRKFRAHVEDSDFIYKLYVAQTIVKTVKFILILSYTSTFMAKINFKHSCEPDIKQLTGYRMFFCTHNMAFMLNKLLISYMALILIYGMACLYSLFWVFRRPLKEYSFEKVREESSFSDIPDVKNDFAFLLHMVDQYDQLYSKRFGVFLSEVSENKLREISLNHEWTFEKLRQLVSRNTQDQQELYLFMISGLPNAVFDLTDLEVLKLELIPEVRFTAKVSQMTSLQELHLCHCPAKVEQTGFAFLRDHLRCLHVKFTDVAEIPAWVYLLRSLRELNLIGNLSSENNKMIGLESMRDLRHLKTLCLKSNLSKMPTNITELSPHLIKLVVHNDGTKLLVLNSLKKMTNLIELELHSCELERIPHAIFSLTNLQELDLKSNNIRTIEEIISFQHIKRLTCLKLWHNKIITIPSSIVQVKSLESLHLSHNKLESLPPALFLLPKLRHVDVSHNSISVLPPDVGLLHNLQHLAINSNKLEVLPKPLFRCTKLKVLCLGQNALTVLPETVGQLVQLTQLELRGNCLDRLPALLGNCRLLRKNGLVVEDHLFDTLPVEVKESISRETNVSFTSGL; encoded by the coding sequence ATGTTCACGCTCACGGAGGTTGCGTCCTTGAATGACATTCAGCCGACGTACCGCATCCTAAAGCCATGGTGGGACGTCTTCATGGACTACCTGGGACTGGTCATGCTCATGCTTGCCATATTCGCCATGACCATGCAGATCACTAAGGACCAGGTGGCGTGCCTTCCTTGTCTGGAGGACCCAGACGAGACGCCAGGAGCTAAACCTGGCTCGTTCGCCCAGCAGCCCGGACAAGAAACAGCCTCAACTGCATCCACCGGGGCCCCAGTGATGTCATCCAATCCCTATATTACCAAGGATTTACCGGACGAAGTAGCCCACGAGATCCACgtcacacaacaacacactgcagcGTTGAAAGAGAATTATGTCAATCAACCTCAACCAACTGGAATCAAGACCAATCTGGACTATCAACAGTATATCTTCGTCAACCAAATATGTTACCACGTTGCCTTGCCCTGGTACTCCAAGTACTTTCCATACCTCACTCTCATCCACACTCTTGTTCTCATGGTCAGTAGCAACTTCTGGTTCAAATACCCCAAAACAAGCTCGAAGATCGAGCATTTTGTTTCCATTCTAGGCAGATGCTTTGAGTCTCCCTGGACAACCAAGGCTTTGTCTGAAACCGCTTGTGAGGACTCTGAGGAGAACAAGCAGAGGCTGACCGGCACCTCCTCAGTACCAAAACAGGTATCTTTAGAGGGGAAGGACGAGAGCGTCACCTCGTCCACCCCCATGCTTGGGGTGAAGTTTTCCGCAGATAAGCCCATAGGGGAGGTCCCTAGTAGTATGACAATCCTGGACAAAAAAGATGGGGAGCAGGCCAAAGCCTTATttgagaaagtgagaaaattCAGAGCTCACGTGGAGGACAGCGATTTCATCTACAAGCTTTATGTAGCACAGACCATTGTCAAAACTGTCAAGTTTATTTTGATATTGTCCTACACTTCAACCTTTATGGCTAAGATCAATTTTAAGCACAGTTGTGAGCCTGATATCAAACAGCTCACAGGATACAGAATGTTCTTCTGTACACACAACATGGCGTTCATGCTGAACAAGCTGCTGATCAGCTACATGGCTTTGATTTTGATATATGGCATGGCGTGCTTGTACTCACTCTTCTGGGTGTTTCGGCGACCCCTGAAAGAGTACTCGTTCGAGAAGGTCAGGGAGGAGAGCAGCTTTAGTGACATTCCTGATGTCAAGAACGACTTTGCATTCCTCTTACACATGGTTGACCAGTATGACCAACTCTACTCCAAGCGCTTCGGTGTCTTCTTGTCTGAAGTCAGTGAAAACAAGCTGAGGGAGATCAGCCTCAATCATGAGTGGACCTTTGAAAAGTTGAGGCAGCTTGTGAGCCGTAACACACAGGACCAGCAGGAGCTGTACCTTTTCATGATCTCCGGACTCCCCAACGCGGTGTTTGACCTCACCGACTTGGAGGTTCTTAAACTGGAGCTGATTCCTGAGGTGCGGTTCACGGCAAAAGTCTCTCAGATGACCAGCCTGCAGGAGCTGCATCTCTGCCACTGTCCCGCCAAAGTAGAGCAGACAGGCTTCGCTTTCCTCCGCGACCATCTTCGCTGCCTTCACGTCAAGTTCACCGATGTTGCAGAGATCCCAGCTTGGGTGTATCTGCTAAGGAGTTTGAGGGAGCTAAACCTCATCGGCAACTTGAGCTcggaaaataataaaatgatcgGTCTTGAGTCCATGCGAGATTTGAGGCATTTAAAGACATTATGCCTGAAGAGCAACCTCTCTAAAATGCCCACAAACATCACAGAGCTTTCGCCACACTTAATTAAATTAGTCGTGCACAACGATGGTACGAAACTGCTTGTACTCAATAGTCTGAAAAAGATGACAAATCTGATTGAACTGGAGCTGCACAGCTGCGAACTAGAGAGGATTCCCCACGCTATTTTCAGCCTGACCAACTTGCAGGAGCTTGACCTGAAGTCTAACAACATCCGCACCATTGAGGAGATCATCAGCTTCCAGCACATCAAGAGGCTGACGTGCCTGAAACTGTGGCACAACAAAATAATCACCATCCCATCCTCAATCGTGCAGGTCAAATCCCTGGAGTCTCTCCACCTCTCGCACAATAAGCTGGAGTCTTTGCCTCCGGCCTTGTTCTTACTACCCAAACTGCGGCACGTGGATGTCAGCCACAACTCCATCTCGGTGCTGCCTCCAGATGTCGGCCTCCTCCACAACCTCCAGCACCTGGCCATCAACTCCAACAAGCTGGAGGTGCTGCCCAAGCCTCTGTTCAGGTGCACCAAGCTAAAGGTGCTATGTCTGGGGCAAAACGCGCTCACCGTGCTGCCGGAGACTGTGGGTCAGCTGGTGCAGCTCACGCAGCTGGAGCTCAGAGGGAACTGTCTGGACAGGCTGCCCGCCCTGCTCGGAAACTGCCGCCTGCTGCGCAAAAACGGCCTGGTTGTGGAGGACCACCTCTTTGACACACTGCCTGTGGAAGTCAAGGAGAGCATCAGCCGAGAGACCAACGTGTCCTTCACGAGCGGCTTATAG